A single window of Salvia splendens isolate huo1 chromosome 6, SspV2, whole genome shotgun sequence DNA harbors:
- the LOC121809675 gene encoding ETHYLENE INSENSITIVE 3-like 3 protein, producing MAVMEDIGVDMSSDIEIDEIRGQGLIEEKDVSDEEIDAEELEKRMWKDRVRLKRIKERQKLAEKHKAISSTTDQARRKKMARAQDGILKYMLKLMDVCKARGFVYGIIPEKGKPVSGASDNIREWWKEKVKFDRNGPAAIAKYEVECLSREDGVGSRKGNSQCVLQDLQDATLGSLLSSLMQHCDPPQRKYPLEKGVPPPWWPTGDEGWWTSLSLPRGVTPPYKKPHDLKKMWKVGVLTAAIKHMSPDIAKVRRLIRQSKCLQDKMTAKESSIWLGVLSMEEALIRQPSSENGSSGITEIRLKGRGGKKRLSVESDSDYDVDGVGNGLGSVSSKDDGNQCMDIVPVETQVRADGILVKNKKHVVGRPRKRKFPKSSTDNLQDAPLDKNQHGVHEDLVILVNNDNTHFNGFATVESQPESDGLTTLVPHENDVERQTCTVEPNVNYLRLLPSSNSDPIRSLIPETEQFPYTIDQSGDLMGQGIHVIHAPQDTQLHNKPQFLQSHDGRQSSVLSQDSTLPEGSQTHSPRHGLTYHQHFYNPTPAAVSSHQEASFIDTRYKAEDSGLHLPRNGNDIAGGGFPEFVKDAFPHEPERNAGAQFPSPLVSLTPELPAYSPFSLQFDGTSSLDTGDFEFGIDVDTVDDSNLAELMKYFAS from the exons ATGGCTGTGATGGAAGATATTGGAGTTGATATGAG TTCGGATATTGAAATTGATGAGATAAGGGGTCAGGGATTAATAGAGGAGAAAGATGTGAGTGATGAAGAGATTGATGCTGAGGAATTGGAGAAGAGAATGTGGAAGGATCGTGTGAGGCTGAAGAGGATCAAGGAGAGACAGAAGCTTGCAGAGAAGCATAAGGCTATATCGTCGACTACAGACCAGGCGCGTCGGAAGAAGATGGCCCGAGCACAGGATGGCATCTTGAAGTACATGCTCAAGCTCATGGATGTCTGCAAGGCTCGCGGGTTTGTGTATGGCATCATCCCTGAGAAGGGTAAGCCTGTTAGTGGTGCATCGGATAATATACGAGAATGGTGGAAGGAGAAAGTGAAGTTCGACAGAAATGGCCCAGCGGCTATTGCTAAGTACGAGGTCGAATGCCTCTCTAGAGAGGATGGGGTAGGTAGTCGCAAGGGGAATTCACAGTGTGTACTTCAAGACTTGCAAGATGCTACGTTGGGGTCACTTCTGTCGTCGTTGATGCAACACTGTGATCCGCCTCAGCGGAAGTATCCGTTGGAGAAGGGCGTCCCGCCACCATGGTGGCCGACAGGAGATGAGGGATGGTGGACGAGCCTGAGTTTACCAAGGGGTGTGACTCCTCCGTATAAAAAGCCACATGATCTGAAGAAAATGTGGAAAGTTGGGGTGCTAACTGCTGCGATAAAGCATATGTCACCGGATATTGCAAAGGTTAGGAGACTAATTAGGCAGTCGAAGTGTTTACAGGATAAGATGACTGCTAAAGAAAGCTCGATATGGCTGGGAGTTTTGAGCATGGAGGAAGCTCTTATTCGGCAGCCAAGCAGTGAGAATGGTTCATCTGGTATTACCGAGATACGTTTGAAAGGTCGTGGAGGTAAGAAGAGACTTTCAGTAGAGAGCGATAGTGATTATGATGTTGATGGTGTCGGTAATGGCCTTGGATCTGTTTCATCTAAAGATGATGGAAACCAGTGTATGGATATAGTACCTGTTGAAACTCAGGTTCGTGCGGATGGAATATTAGTCAAAAATAAAAAGCATGTCGTTGGTCGCCCAAGGAAAAGAAAATTCCCAAAATCAAGCACTGATAACCTTCAGGATGCTCCTCTCGACAAAAATCAACATGGTGTTCATGAGGACCTTGTGATTCTTGTGAATAATGACAACACACACTTTAATGGATTCGCGACCGTTGAGAGCCAGCCCGAGTCAGATGGATTAACTACTCTTGTACCTCACGAGAACGATGTGGAAAGACAAACTTGCACAGTCGAGCCTAACGTAAACTACCTTCGCCTGTTGCCTTCTTCAAATTCTGACCCAATTAGGTCTCTGATCCCGGAGACAGAACAGTTTCCATATACGATTGATCAAAGTGGTGACCTAATGGGGCAGGGTATCCATGTGATTCATGCTCCTCAAGATACTCAATTGCATAATAAGCCTCAGTTTCTCCAATCACATGACGGAAGACAAAGTTCCGTGTTAAGCCAAGATTCAACTCTTCCCGAGGGATCTCAAACTCATAGCCCCCGTCATGGGTTAACTTATCATCAGCATTTCTATAACCCAACGCCTGCAGCTGTTTCAAGCCATCAAGAGGCATCATTCATTGACACGCGGTATAAAGCAGAGGATTCCGGACTCCATTTACCTAGAAATGGAAATGATATTGCTGGAGGAGGTTTCCCAGAATTTGTGAAGGATGCATTCCCACATGAGCCAGAAAGGAACGCGGGTGCACAGTTTCCATCTCCTCTAGTCAGTTTGACACCCGAGTTACCAGCATACAGTCCCTTCAGTCTCCAGTTTGATGGCACGAGTTCCTTAGACACGGGCGACTTTGAGTTTGGTATTGATGTGGATACAGTCGATGACAGTAATCTTGCTGAACTGATGAAGTACTTCGCCTCATAA
- the LOC121807998 gene encoding uncharacterized protein LOC121807998 produces MHASYSALPIPTHNKFLPQKKNIEEKLKNGRETFEHKLIKEEICKKNNAIKGVSSRADCKSSLHKALLQFTKSEDTRWRHRKVIEMDLQHSQHVSEKDYDPPHRKSPIHNK; encoded by the exons atgcatgcatcatattcTGCTCTTCCAATTCCCACTCACAATAAATTTCTCCCTCAAAAAAAG AATATAGAGGAGAAGTTGAAAAATGGAAGGGAGACATTTGAGCACAAGTTGATTAAAGAGGAAATTTGCAAGAAAAATAATGCCATTAAAGGAG TAAGTAGCAGAGCAGATTGTAAATCTTCTCTTCACAAGGCCTTGCTGCAATTCACAAAATCAGAG GATACAAGATGGAGACATCGTAAGGTAATAGAAATGGATTTACAGCATTCACAACATGTATCAGAGAAGGATTATGATCCACCCCATCGAAAATCACCTATTCACAACAAATAG
- the LOC121808658 gene encoding E3 ubiquitin protein ligase RIN2-like, with the protein MGVNFLSVSVACTILSLVGVQYWTEISLAKHQSDVLIVNELINSENATHTLELLFGSYTTLLLVSSLAVNVIVLLILGLKTVFFSELYTSEIRKMLERLVNYIIYKGTFLPLVVPPTIFQAGLWSTWLAMLCFLKMFQALARDRLERLNASPSVTPWTYFRVYSALLLVFSVDLLWILLCATIYSAMPSSIFLLLFFEPSSIAFETLQAIAVHGFQLLDIWMHHSAGDAANSQLSKISAGSLGEWKVMVIRNFGFFLDMMTLLMALAHYLYIWWLHGMAFHLIDAVLFLNIRALLSAIVKRVKGFVKLRMALGTLHGALPDATSEELKAYDDECAICREPMAKAKRLSCSHLFHLACLRSWLDQCLSESYSCPTCRKPLFTNRSESTVNPNAADLSRDEQLAHQISTALNGPDLPGHNLHPGVFTNQPQNLEMSDWRRTGVNLSWLGLDGAGPSGLNRVQMLMRQLDVGETYAHSTLEDAAWSLFPPNPSQIGTSRSPIPPAASTRYPGGTSGLHVRPTSNAASTNFENIIAMAETVREVLPHVPDDVIFQDLQLTNSAMATVNNLLQM; encoded by the exons ATGGGTGTCAACTTCTTATCCGTTTCTGTAGCCTGTACCATTCTGAGCCTGGTTGGCGTTCAGTACTGGACAGAAATCTCACTTGCAAAGCATCAATCAGATGTTTTGATTGTAAATGAACTTATCAATTCAGAAAATGCAACCCATACTCTTGAGCTTCTTTTTGGTTCATACACGACCCTTCTGCTGGTTTCCAGTTTGGCAGTTAATGTCATTGTCCTGTTAATCTTAGGCCTAAAG ACAGTATTCTTTTCGGAGTTGTATACATCTGAAATCCGAAAAATGCTTGAAAGGCTCGTGAATTACATCATCTACAAG GGAACTTTTCTTCCATTGGTAGTCCCACCAACAATATTTCAAGCAGGTCTATGGTCAACTTGGTTAGCCATGCTTTGCTTCTTAAAG ATGTTTCAAGCTTTAGCTAGGGATCGGCTTGAACGTTTGAATGCTTCACCTTCTGTCACCCCATGGACATACTTCCGTGTATATTCTGCTTTGTTGCTTGTTTTCTCTGTTGACTTGCTCTG GATATTGCTATGTGCGACAATCTACAGTGCAATGCCTTCATCaatatttttgttgttattttttgaGCCGTCTAGCATAGCTTTTGAGACACTGCAG GCCATTGCAGTCCATGGGTTTCAGTTGCTCGATATATGGATGCATCACTCCGCAGGAGATGCTGCAAATTCACAATTATCTAAAATCTCCGCAG GTTCACTGGGGGAATGGAAAGTCATGGTTATTCGGAATTTTGGATTTTTCCTTGACATGATGACGTTGCTAATGGCTCTTGCTCACTACCTATATATTTGGTGGCTTCATGGCATGGCATTTCATCTTATAGATGCAGTCCTTTTCCTAAATATCCGT GCCCTTCTAAGTGCTATTGTGAAGCGTGTAAAAGGTTTTGTCAAACTGCGTATGGCTTTGGGAACCCTTCATGGGGCACTACCTGATGCCACATCTGAAGAGCTCAAAGCATATGATGATGAGTGCGCAATTTGTAGG GAACCGATGGCAAAAGCTAAGAGGCTGTCTTGTAGTCATTTATTCCATCTCGCATGTTTGAGATCTTG GTTGGATCAATGTTTAAGTGAGAGTTACTCATGCCCCACTTGTCGCAAACCACTCTTTACAAACAGATCTGAAAGTACTGTAAATCCAAATGCTGCAGATTTGTCTAGAGATGAGCAACTTGCTCATCAGATTAGTACTGCACTCAATGGGCCTGATCTTCCCGGTCATAACCTGCACCCGGGAGTCTTTACCAACCAGCCACAGAACCTAGAAATGAGTGATTGGAG GAGGACGGGTGTAAATTTAAGTTGGTTGGGTTTAGATGGAGCTGGCCCATCTGGATTAAATCGTGTTCAGATGTTAATGAGGCAACTTGACGTTGGAGAAACTTATGCACATAGTACGCTCGAAGATGCTGCATGGAGTCTGTTTCCTCCGAACCCGTCTCAGATTGGTACCTCAAGATCACCAATCCCTCCTGCTGCCTCAACAAGATATCCCGGAGGCACTAGTGGTTTGCATGTGAGGCCAACATCTAATGCTGCCAGCACCAACTTTGAAAACATCATTGCAATGGCCGAAACAGTCAGAGAAGTGCTGCCTCACGTTCCAGACGATGTAATCTTTCAG GATTTGCAGCTGACAAATTCCGCGATGGCCACTGTGAATAATCTTTTGCAAATGTGA